The following are from one region of the Alkalimarinus sediminis genome:
- a CDS encoding SMI1/KNR4 family protein, with protein MNIQDAALLISGFSQTGQFKACTDNKGECEVLEAERGVVFPPELKEYINTVCPTKHVALESVGYPVDILSKEELSWTMPGFNVNAVTGKAISSWDESWFLIANEGGEPIIVKLNEHERSSVVYSALQGAGPWEFCPIADSIGQFLVCAAAIEHALNFPGVDEPLDEDFNLAKEAAQWLFPFIREHAEAYYDEWLSVFENYLDDV; from the coding sequence ATGAATATACAAGACGCTGCACTATTGATAAGTGGTTTTAGTCAAACTGGGCAATTTAAAGCCTGTACCGATAATAAAGGGGAATGCGAAGTATTGGAGGCAGAGCGAGGTGTGGTTTTTCCTCCTGAGTTAAAAGAGTATATCAATACTGTTTGTCCAACTAAGCACGTGGCACTCGAAAGTGTAGGCTACCCAGTCGACATACTCTCTAAAGAGGAGCTCTCTTGGACGATGCCAGGATTTAACGTTAACGCGGTTACCGGCAAGGCGATATCAAGTTGGGATGAGTCGTGGTTTCTGATTGCCAACGAAGGCGGTGAGCCTATTATTGTTAAGCTTAACGAGCATGAGCGCTCTTCAGTAGTATATAGTGCGCTACAAGGAGCTGGGCCTTGGGAGTTTTGTCCTATTGCAGATTCGATTGGGCAGTTTTTGGTCTGTGCCGCGGCAATAGAGCATGCGTTAAACTTTCCTGGCGTTGACGAGCCACTAGATGAGGACTTTAACCTGGCTAAAGAAGCAGCTCAGTGGCTGTTCCCATTTATTAGGGAGCATGCGGAGGCTTATTATGACGAATGGCTCTCTGTATTTGAGAATTACTTGGACGATGTCTAG
- a CDS encoding S1 RNA-binding domain-containing protein, which produces MVNIGQINELEIIKETDIGVYLDGDSLGQIFMPFRYVPPGKTIGDRVDVFIYFDSEDRIIATTEKPKAMVGEFAYLKAVAVNQVGAFMDWGLPKDVLVPYSEQKQTMVEGQSYVVAIFYDKESNRIAASSKLNKYLDKEPGRYHNGLEVDLLICDHSDIGYNAIINNQHWGVLFDSEVYRPIKLGQKIKGYIKRIREDGKIDLCLQQPGYKKVSSLSDRVLKELEKQGGYLPLSDKSAPEAIYKAFGASKKAYKMAIGALYKNRQITIEKDGITLIKENG; this is translated from the coding sequence ATGGTTAACATTGGTCAGATCAATGAGCTCGAAATAATTAAAGAGACCGATATCGGTGTCTACCTTGACGGAGACTCACTAGGCCAGATATTCATGCCTTTCAGGTATGTTCCCCCAGGTAAAACTATCGGAGATCGAGTAGACGTATTCATCTACTTCGATTCTGAGGACCGTATTATTGCAACCACTGAAAAGCCAAAAGCAATGGTCGGAGAGTTCGCCTATTTAAAAGCCGTCGCGGTTAATCAAGTCGGCGCATTTATGGACTGGGGTTTACCTAAAGATGTACTCGTGCCCTACAGTGAGCAGAAGCAAACCATGGTAGAAGGCCAGTCTTATGTTGTCGCTATTTTCTACGATAAAGAAAGCAACCGTATAGCAGCATCAAGCAAACTGAATAAGTATCTGGATAAAGAACCTGGTCGATACCACAATGGCCTGGAAGTTGACCTCCTCATCTGCGACCACTCAGACATAGGCTACAACGCGATCATCAATAATCAACATTGGGGTGTGTTGTTTGATAGCGAGGTTTACCGCCCTATAAAACTAGGCCAAAAGATAAAAGGCTATATTAAGCGCATTAGGGAAGACGGTAAAATCGACCTATGCCTGCAGCAACCAGGCTACAAAAAGGTATCTAGTTTGTCTGATCGAGTGCTTAAAGAGCTTGAGAAACAAGGGGGCTACCTCCCACTTTCTGATAAAAGCGCACCTGAAGCCATCTATAAAGCATTCGGTGCCAGTAAGAAGGCCTATAAGATGGCGATTGGCGCACTCTATAAAAATCGCCAGATAACCATTGAAAAAGATGGAATCACCCTTATAAAAGAGAACGGTTAA
- a CDS encoding peptidylprolyl isomerase — translation MARASARHILVDSEDKCNELKAKIESGSDFAEIARNFSTCPSGQQGGALGEFGPGQMVREFDEVVFSGELNKVLGPVKTQFGYHLLEVTSRS, via the coding sequence ATGGCACGCGCCAGCGCAAGACACATTTTGGTAGACAGCGAAGATAAGTGTAACGAGCTTAAAGCAAAGATTGAAAGTGGTAGCGACTTTGCCGAAATCGCTCGCAACTTCTCGACATGTCCTTCAGGCCAGCAAGGCGGAGCATTGGGTGAGTTTGGCCCGGGGCAGATGGTTAGAGAATTTGATGAAGTAGTTTTTAGCGGTGAACTGAATAAGGTATTAGGCCCTGTTAAAACTCAGTTCGGCTACCATCTATTAGAAGTGACTAGCCGCTCTTAA
- a CDS encoding DUF502 domain-containing protein: MDRVKSFIKTSFVGGILVLLPIVILMFLFNWAFQVVTNLIQPLTHLIIKNNGMPEILGDLIAIAIILIVCFVVGSIVSTGFGVLMHSHFDKYLARIAPGYRIIKEIVGQFFGDKSTSPFANGEVARASIFGEGCGTTVTAIVTSRHADGSYTVFVPTGPNPTSGNMFHLPPELVEICPDIKVEDMMRTIIACGAGSGDLFARHQKAP, translated from the coding sequence ATGGATCGTGTAAAGAGTTTTATTAAAACGTCATTTGTTGGGGGCATTTTAGTGCTGCTTCCGATTGTGATATTGATGTTTTTGTTCAATTGGGCCTTCCAGGTGGTGACCAATCTGATTCAACCCCTTACACACCTGATTATCAAAAATAACGGAATGCCTGAAATTCTGGGTGACCTGATTGCGATAGCGATTATTTTAATTGTCTGCTTTGTCGTGGGTAGCATCGTGTCGACAGGTTTTGGTGTCTTGATGCACAGCCACTTCGATAAATATCTGGCACGTATAGCTCCCGGATATCGCATCATTAAAGAGATCGTAGGGCAGTTTTTCGGTGATAAGTCTACATCACCATTTGCCAATGGCGAAGTGGCACGTGCCAGTATCTTTGGTGAAGGGTGTGGCACGACGGTTACGGCTATTGTGACCTCCCGTCATGCAGATGGGTCATATACTGTATTTGTACCAACAGGGCCTAACCCAACATCGGGAAATATGTTTCACCTGCCGCCAGAGCTGGTTGAAATCTGCCCTGATATTAAAGTAGAAGATATGATGCGCACCATCATTGCTTGTGGGGCTGGTAGTGGCGATTTATTCGCTCGTCATCAGAAAGCACCTTAA
- a CDS encoding DUF302 domain-containing protein, whose product MTENTRPRILLHILFTLLFSGVLSGCSGRPINLPENYAASDALFDRVSGNVTRSESLKQVVEIDHSRLGQEVGSVMPPSRVLIFSNPAFESEVIQQNPLAAIDLPLRVLAYQSDTDGQAHVIYNQYDYLEARYGLEKGSTLEARFNKVMAEVLAGVPQERIAAFDPYEMSSDGIITLDSPFSFDMTVQRVQQAIDSQDDTVGFGRVDFRAQAKAIGVDINPSTLILFGAPAPGASAMSDAPTLGLDAFCQKMLIWQDDNNNVHLSFNDLIALADRQNVNKSLALRIINQRLKGVFEAALEE is encoded by the coding sequence ATGACTGAAAATACTCGTCCTCGTATTCTATTGCACATCTTGTTCACCCTTCTGTTTAGCGGGGTTTTATCCGGGTGTTCTGGTCGTCCGATAAACTTGCCTGAAAACTATGCAGCTTCAGATGCACTTTTCGATAGGGTATCGGGTAACGTAACACGCTCCGAATCACTTAAACAGGTCGTAGAAATTGATCACTCAAGGTTGGGGCAGGAAGTGGGTTCAGTCATGCCGCCTTCTAGGGTATTAATTTTCTCAAACCCTGCGTTTGAGTCTGAGGTTATCCAGCAAAACCCTCTTGCGGCTATTGATTTACCTTTAAGGGTGTTGGCATATCAGTCAGATACTGATGGCCAGGCTCATGTTATTTATAACCAGTATGACTATTTAGAGGCCAGATATGGCCTTGAGAAAGGCTCCACCCTCGAAGCACGGTTTAATAAGGTAATGGCTGAAGTGTTAGCAGGCGTTCCTCAGGAGCGCATCGCTGCATTTGATCCTTATGAAATGAGCAGCGATGGAATCATTACATTAGATAGCCCTTTTAGTTTTGATATGACCGTTCAGCGGGTGCAGCAGGCAATTGACTCTCAGGATGATACCGTAGGGTTTGGCAGAGTCGATTTTAGGGCTCAGGCTAAGGCTATTGGTGTTGATATTAACCCTTCAACGCTTATTCTTTTTGGTGCTCCAGCCCCGGGAGCTAGCGCGATGAGTGATGCGCCAACACTTGGCTTGGATGCGTTTTGTCAGAAAATGCTGATCTGGCAGGATGACAATAATAACGTTCACCTTAGTTTTAATGACCTGATTGCATTGGCTGATAGGCAAAACGTTAATAAGTCTTTGGCGTTGCGTATTATAAACCAACGGCTGAAAGGTGTATTTGAGGCAGCGTTAGAAGAATAA
- a CDS encoding ion transporter, with translation MLKFNRDRLRASHEGIWLAIDFIMLGLLILNLAFILFDSLFMTDYFRATLDFISPSIAEYYRPLHNNFILIDLCFVAVFFTEFCLRWFVSVKRKEYLRWYFFPFIHWYDLIGCIPLGATRIFRFLRIFSIIYRLHKYKIVDLTHSKIFQFIAFYYDVFIEELSDRIVVKVLSDAQKDLRQGSPLIDEIATKVVATRLDTLSAWIASTMAHAGYSIEDEEAGLMIRDHVKSSVAKAVRENSEVSRLKLVPVLGNTIEQTLESAVADIVIQSVIHLLKDMSPQKIKYFMTHGVTASLLEEKALDKEVLAILDECIELLKGHVSNQRWKTHFEQD, from the coding sequence ATGCTTAAATTTAACCGGGATAGATTACGAGCGAGCCATGAGGGTATTTGGCTAGCCATAGATTTTATTATGTTGGGTTTGTTGATTCTTAACCTGGCATTCATCCTATTTGACTCCCTGTTTATGACCGACTATTTCAGGGCTACTCTAGATTTTATTTCGCCATCTATTGCAGAGTACTATCGACCACTACATAACAACTTTATATTGATTGATCTCTGTTTTGTGGCGGTTTTTTTCACAGAGTTCTGTCTGCGCTGGTTTGTGTCTGTTAAACGTAAAGAGTATCTTCGCTGGTATTTTTTTCCTTTTATTCACTGGTATGACCTTATCGGCTGTATTCCGCTAGGGGCGACTCGTATATTCCGCTTTCTCAGGATTTTTTCGATTATATATCGTTTGCACAAGTATAAAATTGTTGACCTGACGCACTCGAAAATATTTCAGTTTATTGCCTTCTATTATGATGTTTTTATTGAAGAGCTTAGTGATCGCATAGTTGTAAAGGTGTTATCTGATGCACAAAAAGACTTGCGCCAAGGCTCGCCTCTGATAGATGAAATTGCGACCAAAGTGGTAGCGACTCGTCTCGATACCCTTAGTGCATGGATCGCATCGACAATGGCACATGCAGGTTATTCGATTGAAGATGAAGAGGCCGGCTTGATGATTCGTGATCATGTAAAAAGCAGTGTTGCAAAAGCGGTTCGTGAAAATAGTGAGGTGTCACGATTAAAGTTGGTGCCTGTGCTGGGCAATACCATCGAGCAGACCCTTGAAAGTGCAGTCGCAGATATTGTGATTCAGTCGGTTATTCACCTATTAAAAGATATGAGCCCACAAAAGATAAAATACTTTATGACTCACGGTGTAACCGCCTCTTTATTAGAAGAAAAAGCACTAGACAAAGAAGTGCTAGCGATACTAGACGAGTGTATTGAGCTGCTAAAAGGGCATGTATCTAATCAGCGATGGAAGACCCACTTTGAGCAGGATTAA
- a CDS encoding acyltransferase — protein MFNFLPAPLIGVLCSLFLMVNTVVLCTIVYIPTIIKILIPFKFVQVACTKTIIVISELWISINSAWMKLFQRTEWDVEGLEGLSHQGWYLVTSNHQSWVDIFALQHIFNRRIPFLKFFIKKELIWVPFIGIAWWAMDFPFMKRYSKEYLKKHPEMRGKDIETTRKACEKFRYTPVSVINFAEGTRFTDQKHARQESPYTHLLKPKVGGTALVLDAMGDCISTLLDITIIYPDGRPGFWEFMCGKVKRVVIRINQVEIPVELRGRDYSQDEQHKESIIKWVDELWVKKDRIISEFNSSK, from the coding sequence ATGTTTAACTTTCTACCCGCACCGTTAATTGGTGTTCTTTGTTCGTTGTTCTTAATGGTGAATACCGTAGTGTTATGCACAATCGTTTATATTCCTACCATTATTAAAATTCTTATCCCTTTCAAATTTGTACAAGTAGCCTGTACAAAAACCATCATTGTTATTTCTGAGCTATGGATTAGCATAAATAGCGCCTGGATGAAGCTATTTCAACGCACAGAGTGGGATGTAGAGGGGCTTGAGGGGCTTAGCCATCAAGGTTGGTATTTGGTTACAAGTAACCACCAGAGCTGGGTAGATATATTTGCCTTGCAGCATATTTTTAATCGTCGCATTCCGTTTTTGAAATTCTTTATTAAGAAGGAGCTGATCTGGGTGCCGTTTATTGGTATCGCATGGTGGGCGATGGACTTTCCATTCATGAAGCGCTACAGCAAAGAGTACCTGAAAAAGCACCCTGAAATGCGCGGTAAAGATATTGAAACTACTCGCAAAGCCTGTGAGAAGTTTCGCTATACCCCAGTAAGTGTGATTAACTTTGCTGAAGGCACCCGGTTTACAGACCAAAAACATGCTCGACAAGAGTCGCCCTATACACACCTATTGAAACCAAAAGTAGGGGGGACGGCCTTGGTGTTAGATGCGATGGGGGACTGTATTTCTACGTTGCTCGACATCACTATTATTTATCCTGATGGCCGACCTGGCTTTTGGGAGTTTATGTGTGGCAAGGTTAAGCGGGTCGTTATTCGCATAAATCAAGTCGAAATTCCGGTAGAGCTAAGAGGTCGAGATTATAGCCAGGATGAGCAGCACAAAGAGAGCATCATCAAATGGGTTGATGAATTATGGGTCAAAAAAGATCGCATAATAAGTGAGTTTAACTCATCCAAATAA
- a CDS encoding substrate-binding periplasmic protein, whose product MFMFESKIQQGSKQSASSLMRMNIWLITVFCCLTTHTQVHAQQVTISSSGSIPPYVFAETGTGIQLDIIREALSIAGHDLKVVYLSNNRGLSFLKTKHVDGVLNAPAGAAEYYYSDSTIEYQNGVTALKQKALNISSISDLQSLRLVGFQNASNYFGSEFKAMSQANSSYDEVVNQLAQLKLLFGKRCDAVVMDHRIFNYYLNAHSDKKGFDQETIFYDVLPPSPRYVAFHNKALRESFNEGLKALKASGRHQEIIEYYKHIIGEPNTTKSSSD is encoded by the coding sequence ATGTTCATGTTTGAATCAAAAATACAGCAAGGTTCAAAGCAATCTGCCAGTAGCCTTATGAGAATGAACATATGGCTGATCACTGTCTTTTGCTGCCTAACCACCCATACTCAAGTACATGCTCAGCAAGTGACCATTTCAAGCTCAGGTTCGATTCCACCCTATGTTTTTGCTGAGACAGGCACAGGTATTCAGCTCGATATAATTCGAGAAGCCCTATCCATAGCAGGTCATGACCTTAAAGTCGTCTACCTCTCCAATAATAGAGGGTTAAGTTTTTTAAAAACAAAGCACGTTGATGGAGTGCTCAATGCGCCAGCCGGGGCTGCAGAGTACTACTATTCAGATTCCACAATTGAGTACCAGAATGGCGTAACAGCACTCAAACAGAAAGCACTCAATATTTCGTCAATTTCAGATCTTCAATCATTGCGATTAGTAGGATTTCAAAATGCGTCTAATTACTTTGGTTCAGAGTTTAAAGCGATGAGCCAAGCTAATTCGAGCTACGATGAAGTCGTCAACCAGCTTGCTCAACTAAAGCTGCTTTTTGGAAAACGGTGTGATGCGGTCGTAATGGATCACAGAATCTTTAACTACTACCTGAATGCCCATAGCGACAAGAAAGGATTTGATCAAGAGACCATCTTTTATGATGTTTTGCCCCCCTCCCCCAGATATGTTGCATTTCATAATAAAGCATTAAGGGAGAGCTTTAATGAAGGTTTAAAAGCACTAAAAGCGTCCGGACGGCATCAAGAAATCATTGAATACTACAAACACATAATTGGCGAACCAAACACAACAAAGAGCAGCAGTGATTAG
- a CDS encoding DsbA family protein — MRTTLYYFHDPMCSWCWGYSHTWNQLQQLLPDHIGVEYVVGGLAPDSDIPMPASMAQTIQTHWKRIESELGTRFNYDFWVKCSPKRSTYPACRAVLAAEKQQQQKAMIQRIQEAYYLEAKNPSEQSTLIKLAEEIGLDPVKFTADINSTEIEQELQDQIQLTRQSPIQGFPSLLLVKGSIHYPTSVGYPIPVDYHSPHTTIEAILRC, encoded by the coding sequence ATGAGAACAACGCTTTACTACTTTCATGACCCGATGTGTAGTTGGTGCTGGGGGTATAGCCACACTTGGAATCAGCTACAACAATTATTACCAGATCACATTGGGGTAGAGTACGTTGTGGGCGGCCTCGCACCTGACTCAGACATACCTATGCCAGCTTCAATGGCACAGACAATTCAAACACACTGGAAGCGAATCGAATCTGAGTTAGGGACACGGTTTAACTATGACTTCTGGGTAAAATGCTCACCTAAACGGTCAACCTATCCTGCCTGCAGGGCCGTGTTAGCGGCAGAAAAACAGCAACAACAAAAAGCGATGATTCAACGTATTCAAGAGGCCTACTATCTAGAGGCGAAAAACCCGTCTGAACAGTCAACCCTGATTAAACTTGCAGAAGAGATCGGGTTAGACCCAGTGAAATTTACGGCTGATATTAACTCAACAGAGATAGAACAAGAGCTGCAAGATCAAATACAACTCACACGCCAATCACCTATACAGGGTTTTCCATCTCTGCTCTTAGTTAAGGGCAGTATTCACTATCCCACCTCTGTTGGCTATCCCATCCCTGTAGACTACCACAGCCCGCATACCACTATTGAGGCCATTCTGCGCTGCTAA
- a CDS encoding DMT family transporter: MNSSINGLVSLYAAIFLLAGNGYFAKGIFIDVFDITAYRSILAALALFLFLAIKRQKIRLLSPSHYPLSIGLGLLLGIHWVTFFYSMRISTVALGMTVLYTYPIITVFLEKLFFNKAIRLYDIVVAIAVLLGVGLMATAGDGLEGGNIEGVLVGLLSALCFAARNVTQQRYMRGYPAYLTIFYQVLVIGVIFLPFVEVGAVELLQQPSNDLTKLVLLGIVFTALPHSLLANSLRTISAKSVALIGCLQPVIGTLIAFVMINDQPSLQVIIGAAIVLVGAVSETLKPQRVA, from the coding sequence ATGAATTCGTCGATTAATGGTCTTGTTTCGCTCTATGCTGCAATATTTCTGCTAGCAGGGAATGGTTATTTTGCTAAAGGCATCTTTATTGACGTGTTTGATATTACAGCCTATCGCTCAATTTTGGCTGCTTTAGCGCTGTTTTTATTCTTAGCGATAAAGCGTCAAAAAATTCGTTTGCTATCGCCATCTCACTACCCGCTATCGATTGGTCTTGGGCTGTTGTTGGGTATTCATTGGGTAACATTTTTTTATTCCATGAGAATTTCAACTGTCGCCCTTGGTATGACGGTGCTTTATACCTATCCGATTATCACCGTATTCCTGGAAAAGCTGTTTTTTAATAAGGCCATTCGCTTATACGATATCGTCGTTGCAATTGCTGTGCTGCTCGGAGTGGGGCTGATGGCGACTGCAGGTGATGGCCTTGAAGGTGGCAATATCGAAGGCGTTTTGGTTGGCCTGTTATCAGCACTCTGCTTTGCTGCTCGAAATGTAACCCAACAACGCTATATGCGAGGCTATCCCGCTTATCTGACTATCTTCTATCAAGTGTTGGTCATCGGGGTAATATTCTTACCATTTGTCGAAGTGGGGGCTGTTGAATTACTCCAGCAGCCTTCGAATGATCTTACTAAATTAGTGTTGCTAGGTATTGTCTTTACAGCGCTTCCTCATTCACTACTGGCCAATAGCTTACGCACTATTAGTGCAAAATCAGTTGCATTGATTGGATGCCTACAGCCGGTTATAGGTACGCTAATAGCTTTTGTTATGATTAATGATCAACCCTCGCTACAAGTTATTATCGGGGCTGCAATTGTGTTAGTTGGTGCTGTTTCTGAAACCCTGAAGCCTCAACGAGTCGCATAA
- a CDS encoding YbgA family protein, translating into MKIPIGISSCLLGEKVRYDGGHKNHSYINGTLSEYFEFKTFCPEMAIGMGVPRKPIRLIQVDDKIECVGVKDETVNVTEQLDACANDQLGWQKELCGYIFKKDSPSCGMERVKVFINGQPHRQGSGIYAHRLMKNLPYLPVEEEGRLGDSRLRENFIQRVYVLHRWRQLTAEGLTLHKLSQFHSRHKLIAMSHNQQDYRALGKLVASATKENLTEVAEQYILDLMRALKTIASRGNHVNVLQHIQGYLKRALDSEDKAELTEVVERYRRGQLPLIVPITLLKHHFRKAPDEYINNSYYMSPHPQELNLLNLL; encoded by the coding sequence ATGAAAATCCCTATAGGTATTAGCAGCTGTTTATTAGGCGAGAAAGTTCGCTATGATGGTGGGCATAAAAACCATTCATACATCAATGGAACACTAAGCGAATATTTCGAATTCAAAACTTTTTGCCCTGAAATGGCTATTGGTATGGGCGTACCCAGAAAGCCCATTCGGCTGATTCAAGTTGACGACAAAATTGAATGTGTGGGCGTTAAGGACGAAACCGTTAACGTAACAGAGCAGCTTGATGCATGTGCTAACGATCAACTTGGCTGGCAAAAAGAGTTATGCGGATATATTTTCAAAAAAGACTCTCCAAGCTGCGGTATGGAACGAGTTAAGGTATTTATAAATGGGCAGCCTCACCGTCAAGGTAGCGGTATTTATGCTCATCGATTAATGAAAAACCTTCCCTACTTACCAGTTGAAGAAGAAGGTCGCTTAGGGGACTCCCGGTTGAGAGAAAACTTCATTCAACGCGTTTATGTATTACACCGTTGGCGACAGCTAACAGCCGAAGGGCTCACCCTGCACAAGCTGTCTCAATTTCATAGCCGTCACAAGCTTATCGCTATGAGTCACAATCAACAAGATTACCGAGCTCTCGGCAAGTTGGTTGCTTCTGCCACAAAAGAAAACCTCACTGAAGTTGCAGAGCAGTATATTCTGGACTTAATGCGAGCGCTTAAAACCATTGCATCAAGAGGCAACCACGTTAACGTACTACAACATATTCAGGGCTATCTGAAGCGAGCCCTGGACAGTGAAGACAAAGCAGAACTTACTGAAGTTGTAGAGCGTTATAGGCGAGGACAACTACCTTTAATCGTGCCCATTACATTATTGAAACACCACTTTAGAAAGGCCCCTGACGAATATATCAATAACTCATACTATATGAGCCCTCACCCTCAGGAGCTAAACCTACTCAATCTACTGTAG
- a CDS encoding Mpo1-like protein, whose translation MAKEYKSFAEFYPFYLAEHSNQTCRRLHFIGSFLVIVVLCYALFSGRLSFLFLLPLIGYGFAWVGHFVFEKNRPATFQYPLYSLAGDWVMFKDMLTGKIRF comes from the coding sequence GTGGCTAAAGAGTATAAATCCTTCGCAGAGTTTTACCCCTTTTACTTGGCTGAACACAGCAATCAAACTTGCCGAAGGTTGCATTTTATAGGTTCGTTTCTGGTTATTGTCGTACTATGTTATGCGCTGTTTTCAGGCCGTCTTTCGTTTCTGTTTTTACTGCCGCTTATAGGTTATGGTTTTGCGTGGGTTGGACACTTTGTGTTCGAAAAAAATCGACCTGCAACCTTCCAGTACCCACTTTATAGCTTAGCGGGTGACTGGGTAATGTTTAAAGATATGCTGACCGGCAAAATTCGTTTTTAA
- the brnQ gene encoding branched-chain amino acid transport system II carrier protein, which translates to MNKSLRPLDVVALGFMTFAFFLGAGNMIFPPLAGYYAGDNLLPAIAGFLLTAVGLPLLGLLAIAKASGGLPTLGRFLPKKASTLLGLVIYIILVPVFGIPRTALVAYEMGVLPFIESPGAMTLALFSLFYFAIALFFALKEGQLIDNVGKIIAPILLLLLVVVGIGVMVSPQGEIGLAQQEYATSPFAKGFLDGYMTMDALAALMFGLLIIHALRNKGINDSSKQFNYLAIAGLIAGAGLALVYIALFYLGATSHLLTPTPDNGGQIFTEYVAAIFGPVGQLVLAAVVSLACLTTAIGGISAFGDYINDLKPTIPYRKIVVVAAVSCLVIANVGLSQLISLSIPILMAVYPVAIALILLTLIADRLRNPQLSYIVTLSVALAFGLLDGMKAAGLELTSLQAIPLFDQGLAWVLPTLLALLLTAAISSRATVAGVATPEA; encoded by the coding sequence ATGAATAAATCGCTTAGACCATTAGATGTTGTTGCTTTAGGGTTTATGACGTTCGCTTTTTTCTTAGGGGCAGGGAACATGATTTTCCCTCCGCTTGCTGGATATTATGCAGGAGACAATCTGTTACCTGCGATCGCTGGGTTTCTGTTAACCGCTGTTGGGCTACCACTGCTCGGGCTTTTGGCAATTGCCAAGGCGTCTGGAGGGCTGCCGACCTTGGGGCGGTTCTTGCCAAAAAAAGCAAGTACCCTCTTAGGGCTTGTTATCTATATTATTTTGGTACCTGTTTTTGGCATCCCAAGAACTGCCTTGGTGGCGTATGAAATGGGGGTTCTGCCTTTTATTGAATCTCCTGGGGCTATGACACTGGCGCTCTTCTCACTATTTTATTTTGCTATAGCGCTCTTTTTTGCGCTTAAAGAAGGGCAGTTAATTGATAATGTAGGCAAAATTATTGCGCCTATTCTATTGCTGCTACTGGTTGTGGTTGGAATAGGTGTGATGGTGTCGCCACAGGGTGAAATCGGCTTGGCACAGCAAGAATATGCTACCTCCCCATTTGCTAAAGGCTTCTTGGACGGGTATATGACAATGGATGCATTAGCTGCGCTGATGTTTGGCTTGCTGATTATTCACGCCTTGCGCAATAAAGGGATTAACGACTCAAGTAAGCAGTTTAACTATTTGGCAATAGCGGGTTTGATAGCAGGCGCGGGGTTGGCCTTGGTGTATATTGCTCTGTTTTACTTAGGCGCTACTAGTCATCTGCTTACCCCAACACCTGACAATGGTGGACAAATCTTTACCGAGTATGTAGCGGCTATTTTTGGGCCTGTAGGGCAGTTGGTGTTAGCTGCGGTCGTCTCATTGGCCTGTTTAACAACCGCGATTGGTGGTATTAGTGCTTTTGGTGACTATATTAATGATCTCAAGCCTACCATTCCCTATCGCAAAATAGTGGTGGTGGCTGCTGTCAGTTGTCTGGTTATCGCAAATGTAGGGTTGTCACAGTTAATCTCACTTTCTATCCCTATTTTAATGGCTGTTTATCCTGTTGCTATTGCATTGATTCTATTGACGTTGATTGCTGACCGCTTGCGAAACCCTCAGTTAAGCTACATCGTAACACTCTCTGTTGCTTTGGCCTTTGGTCTGCTCGATGGGATGAAAGCTGCCGGGCTTGAGTTAACCTCTTTGCAGGCTATCCCGCTATTTGATCAAGGTTTAGCTTGGGTTTTACCGACCCTGTTGGCACTTCTCTTAACTGCAGCTATCTCTTCAAGAGCGACAGTGGCTGGTGTTGCTACGCCTGAAGCGTAA